One genomic window of Caldivirga maquilingensis IC-167 includes the following:
- a CDS encoding GH116 family glycosyl-hydrolase: MRVYASKFSSGIPLGGLGTGSIEIWPDGSFKEWLIFNNRKWSNYGEPEFYVNDSDLAFMIRIAPEGSEPLVRLLKTGFWVETDQDLTYRGCGPSAVIHPYHMPWFRPVREIEFTGKPPMAILKFIDPSLEEHGVGVELEAFGSLIPGNVNDSAIPAAFLKFNLVNKGRTTVELSLMGVMRNPHRINEGAGVVNKLIEGEGYSGVSFNGLSIPKTHGMFNGELALVIMGGFDSAATLRLNQRNRGEFINALRRLMVDFRGDGLLSGVTNDEAYGVDLYSALTKSIRLKPGESASIVFIIAWYYPNHIDNDGELIGHYYENLFRNIKGVLDYSVKNFNRLYSDVKDFVNSLYDTNYDEWIIDLASSQLTTLPKSTWLTKDGYFAIWEGGPGCCGLTTLDVALWGIVGVALLYPDLAVKVSRQFSGFILKPGMSPFYELFALAFPENMRLYREALAKDPTIQHDVEKFRSTVRAIVEKTGLDPTGRVPHAFRASESSVDGYDRNDLMPEFILLSLLNYYWTGDSLFLRDIWGSVKTVIEAMLRQHNEAKLNLPYHTPPSGYEGSSQVANELGRG, translated from the coding sequence ATGAGGGTTTACGCATCCAAATTCTCCTCAGGTATACCGCTTGGTGGCTTAGGCACGGGTTCGATTGAGATTTGGCCTGATGGATCCTTTAAGGAATGGTTAATATTCAATAATAGGAAGTGGAGTAACTACGGTGAACCGGAGTTCTACGTTAATGACTCAGACCTAGCCTTCATGATTAGGATAGCCCCAGAGGGTTCTGAACCATTGGTTAGGCTACTTAAAACAGGCTTCTGGGTTGAGACTGACCAGGACTTAACCTACAGGGGATGTGGGCCAAGCGCCGTGATTCACCCATATCACATGCCTTGGTTTAGGCCAGTTAGGGAAATTGAATTCACGGGTAAGCCACCCATGGCTATACTCAAGTTCATAGACCCCTCCCTGGAGGAGCATGGGGTTGGCGTGGAATTGGAGGCCTTTGGATCATTAATACCGGGTAACGTTAATGACTCAGCGATACCAGCTGCCTTCCTTAAATTCAACCTAGTGAATAAGGGGAGGACCACAGTGGAGTTATCATTAATGGGCGTTATGAGGAATCCGCATAGGATTAATGAGGGCGCCGGTGTTGTTAATAAGTTAATCGAGGGGGAGGGTTATAGTGGGGTTAGCTTCAATGGGTTAAGTATCCCGAAGACCCACGGTATGTTTAATGGCGAATTAGCGTTAGTTATAATGGGTGGATTCGACTCAGCTGCGACGCTTAGGTTGAATCAGAGGAATAGGGGTGAGTTCATTAATGCGTTAAGGCGGTTAATGGTTGATTTCAGGGGTGATGGATTATTAAGCGGTGTTACTAATGATGAGGCGTATGGTGTTGACTTATACTCAGCCCTAACTAAGAGTATTAGACTTAAGCCCGGTGAATCAGCATCAATAGTATTCATTATTGCATGGTATTACCCTAACCACATTGATAATGATGGTGAATTAATCGGCCACTACTACGAGAACCTATTCAGGAACATTAAGGGGGTATTGGATTACTCGGTTAAGAACTTTAATAGGCTTTACAGTGATGTTAAGGATTTCGTGAACTCACTCTACGATACTAATTACGATGAGTGGATAATTGACTTAGCATCATCTCAATTAACCACGTTACCTAAATCAACCTGGCTAACTAAAGACGGGTACTTCGCTATTTGGGAGGGTGGACCAGGATGCTGCGGCTTAACAACACTTGACGTTGCATTATGGGGTATTGTTGGTGTTGCCCTACTCTACCCCGATCTAGCAGTTAAGGTTAGTCGCCAATTCTCAGGGTTCATTCTTAAGCCTGGAATGTCACCATTCTATGAATTGTTTGCATTAGCCTTCCCTGAGAACATGAGATTATATAGGGAGGCTTTAGCCAAGGACCCAACTATACAGCATGATGTTGAGAAATTCAGAAGCACAGTAAGGGCAATAGTTGAGAAGACTGGGCTTGATCCAACGGGCAGGGTGCCTCATGCCTTCAGGGCCAGTGAAAGCAGTGTTGATGGGTACGATAGGAATGATTTAATGCCTGAATTCATACTACTAAGCCTACTCAACTACTACTGGACTGGGGATTCATTATTCCTTAGGGATATTTGGGGAAGCGTAAAGACTGTTATTGAAGCTATGTTAAGGCAGCATAATGAAGCCAAGTTAAACCTACCATACCATACTCCACCATCTGGTTATGAAGGCTCCTCACAGGTGGCTAATGAGCTTGGGAGGGGTTAG
- a CDS encoding GH116 family glycosyl hydrolase yields MRDVMRLLFSGPMYFHTTVNTFDTMSLLGIATFTSDLWIAALKATLSIANEAGDEAYANKLSEVFNIALSNFIKYLWNGEYFDLWFDPVSGLRDNAVMTAGLTGEWYLRVLLGLDYAVDKDKVVSMLRAIYRNNFKKGEGLINASYPGKPRPSLVGDLKYFNSTGIPYSVGGQMDTPWTGIEIPVAIHMIWEGLVNEGLEILRSVHDRYIDYGLYWNHVECDGHYFRPLVSLDIPNALAGFRYIGRDKSITVNPRIKTPIRGPVLAPGSVMTLDYGEHEVKLTGRIGEVEVSKITLSGFMGKSIRVFYNGVEVKAVVNIEDGHVSVILDNPVKLSRGGTLTIIGY; encoded by the coding sequence ATGAGGGATGTAATGAGGCTACTTTTCAGTGGACCAATGTACTTCCACACAACCGTTAATACGTTTGATACAATGAGCCTACTGGGTATCGCAACATTCACCTCAGACCTATGGATAGCTGCATTAAAGGCTACTTTAAGCATAGCCAATGAGGCTGGGGATGAGGCCTACGCCAATAAGTTAAGTGAAGTCTTTAACATCGCCTTAAGTAACTTCATTAAATACCTGTGGAATGGCGAGTACTTCGACCTATGGTTCGACCCTGTAAGTGGCCTTAGGGATAATGCAGTAATGACCGCTGGCTTAACCGGAGAATGGTACCTCAGGGTTCTCTTAGGCTTAGATTACGCCGTGGATAAGGATAAGGTAGTCTCAATGTTAAGGGCAATATACAGGAATAACTTTAAGAAGGGTGAAGGCTTAATTAACGCCTCATACCCAGGTAAGCCTAGGCCATCACTGGTCGGTGACTTAAAGTACTTCAACAGTACTGGAATACCGTATAGTGTTGGTGGACAAATGGATACACCTTGGACTGGTATAGAGATACCTGTTGCAATACACATGATATGGGAGGGATTGGTTAACGAGGGCTTAGAAATACTGCGTAGTGTTCATGATAGGTATATTGATTACGGATTATACTGGAACCACGTTGAGTGTGATGGCCATTACTTTAGGCCATTGGTATCACTTGATATACCCAATGCCCTAGCTGGATTCAGGTACATTGGGAGGGATAAGTCAATAACAGTAAACCCAAGAATTAAGACACCCATTAGGGGACCTGTGCTTGCACCTGGGTCAGTTATGACACTGGACTACGGTGAACATGAGGTTAAGTTAACCGGTAGGATTGGTGAAGTGGAGGTTAGTAAAATAACGCTTAGTGGTTTCATGGGTAAGTCCATTAGGGTCTTCTACAATGGCGTTGAGGTTAAGGCAGTAGTGAACATTGAGGACGGCCACGTCTCAGTAATTTTAGATAACCCTGTGAAGCTTAGTAGGGGAGGCACATTAACTATAATTGGGTATTAG
- a CDS encoding thiolase family protein → MSNEVVIVGYVRTPIGKFGGSLKSVKSPHLAAESIRALLRRTKVDSSMIDEVIFGSTLQGGMGQNISRYAALLAGLPNSVSAYTVNRVCSSGMQAIIDAYRELVLGDASLIIAGGVDSMSTQPIALPSEYRWGVKHFIAKTIQPIDLMVYDGLIDPVTMMIMGQEADLVAKENELTRDELDNYAYMSHMRAVKATEGKLFKEIEPIDTTIEGERVKLDHDEGIRPDTSLEKLKALKPAFTPNGFHTAGNSSQLSDGAAALLLTTMDKAKEMGLRPVAKILGYAWYMIEPRRFTEAPTYVIDKVLRKLNLSINSVDYFEVNEAFAVVNVLVNKRLGVPYDKMNIFGGAIAIGHPLGASGARIVTTLLTGLEHTGGRIGVAALCHGTGGATALVVERL, encoded by the coding sequence ATGAGTAATGAAGTTGTGATAGTGGGGTATGTGAGGACCCCCATAGGTAAGTTCGGTGGTTCACTTAAGAGTGTTAAATCACCTCACTTGGCTGCTGAGTCGATAAGGGCATTATTAAGGAGGACTAAGGTTGATTCAAGTATGATTGATGAGGTTATATTCGGCTCAACATTACAGGGTGGGATGGGGCAGAATATTTCCCGCTACGCAGCATTACTGGCTGGTTTACCGAATTCAGTCAGTGCCTATACGGTTAATAGGGTTTGTTCATCAGGTATGCAGGCAATTATTGATGCTTACAGGGAATTAGTGCTTGGTGATGCATCACTTATTATTGCTGGGGGTGTTGACTCAATGAGTACTCAACCAATAGCATTACCCAGCGAGTATAGGTGGGGTGTTAAGCACTTCATAGCTAAGACTATTCAACCAATAGACCTAATGGTTTACGATGGTTTAATAGATCCAGTAACAATGATGATTATGGGGCAGGAGGCTGACTTAGTGGCTAAGGAGAATGAGTTAACTAGGGATGAGTTAGATAATTACGCCTACATGAGCCACATGAGGGCTGTTAAGGCCACTGAGGGTAAGTTATTCAAGGAGATTGAGCCAATAGACACAACAATAGAGGGTGAGAGGGTTAAGCTTGATCACGATGAGGGAATAAGGCCTGATACAAGCCTAGAGAAGCTTAAGGCCCTTAAACCAGCCTTCACCCCAAATGGATTCCACACAGCCGGTAACTCATCGCAGTTGAGCGACGGGGCTGCGGCATTATTATTAACAACAATGGATAAGGCCAAGGAAATGGGGTTAAGGCCAGTGGCTAAGATACTTGGTTACGCATGGTACATGATTGAGCCAAGGAGGTTCACCGAGGCGCCGACGTACGTTATAGATAAGGTACTTAGGAAACTCAACCTAAGCATTAACTCCGTTGACTACTTTGAGGTTAATGAAGCCTTCGCAGTGGTTAACGTACTGGTTAATAAGAGGCTTGGTGTACCGTACGATAAGATGAACATATTCGGTGGCGCAATAGCCATCGGCCACCCCCTAGGCGCCAGTGGGGCTAGGATAGTGACTACCCTGTTAACCGGCCTTGAGCACACTGGTGGTAGAATCGGTGTTGCTGCCCTATGCCACGGCACTGGGGGAGCCACTGCACTAGTTGTTGAGAGACTGTGA
- a CDS encoding YkgJ family cysteine cluster protein: protein MSNVFKDLKYVEVSFKCTLCGLCCVNTRMELLPEDIERIEQLGYSLNYFAEFDEEYGVWRLKNINGHCVFFDEASKKCRIYENRPVGCRLYPLNYDDDYGVVVDKYCPQWGTVPVSEVKRLRPIVELFVRRIRETDEYVRVKRAGIRIHLRIH from the coding sequence ATGAGTAACGTCTTCAAGGATTTAAAGTACGTTGAGGTCTCATTCAAGTGCACGCTCTGTGGATTATGCTGCGTGAACACTAGGATGGAGCTGCTGCCTGAGGATATTGAGAGGATTGAGCAGTTAGGCTATAGTCTCAATTACTTCGCTGAGTTTGATGAGGAATATGGGGTATGGAGGCTTAAGAATATTAATGGTCACTGCGTGTTCTTCGATGAGGCCAGTAAGAAGTGTAGGATTTATGAGAATAGGCCGGTGGGTTGTAGGCTTTACCCACTTAACTACGATGATGATTACGGTGTTGTGGTTGATAAGTACTGTCCCCAATGGGGTACTGTACCAGTGAGTGAGGTTAAGAGGCTTAGGCCTATTGTTGAATTATTCGTTAGGAGGATTAGGGAGACTGATGAATACGTTAGGGTTAAGAGGGCTGGTATTAGGATTCACTTAAGGATTCACTAA
- a CDS encoding tryptophan--tRNA ligase, translating into MGVFGDSYLGQEYAVTPWEVKGKVDYLRLAKEFGVQLLTEDDLNLLKDLTSGDVHYLIRRGFFYAHRGFREILNRAKLGESWALYNGRGPSGDLHVGHLVPWILTKWFVDKFNVQYFFELTDDEKFLVREGYTLEETNRLAYDNALSLIALGFTPDKLHIIVDSDDIKYLYKIAVKVAKKLTLSTVKNTFGFTDSNNIGAAFFPAIEIAVAFLPTELFGKETPVLIPTAIDQDPYFRLARDVAESLNYPKPATLYSKFLPGLTGEDKMSASNPDSALYVNDDEREVRRKIMNAFTGGQPTVELQRRLGGNPDSCPVYKYHMLIDENDEAVKKIYDDCRGGRLLCGECKLMLYDKVKSFLSRHRELRERARDKVNDYRVSVKFK; encoded by the coding sequence GTGGGCGTCTTCGGTGATTCTTATCTGGGTCAGGAGTATGCTGTCACCCCATGGGAGGTTAAGGGTAAGGTGGATTACTTAAGGTTAGCTAAAGAATTCGGGGTTCAATTATTAACTGAGGATGACTTAAACCTACTTAAGGATTTAACAAGTGGCGATGTACATTACTTAATCAGGAGGGGCTTCTTCTATGCGCATAGGGGGTTTAGGGAGATATTGAATAGGGCTAAGCTGGGTGAGTCATGGGCCCTATACAATGGTAGGGGCCCAAGCGGTGACCTCCACGTTGGTCACCTGGTGCCTTGGATACTTACTAAGTGGTTTGTGGATAAGTTTAATGTACAGTACTTCTTTGAACTCACTGATGATGAGAAATTCCTGGTTAGGGAGGGTTACACGCTTGAGGAGACTAATAGGTTGGCTTACGATAATGCCCTAAGCCTAATAGCCCTCGGCTTCACGCCTGATAAGTTACACATAATCGTGGATTCCGATGATATTAAGTACCTCTATAAGATAGCCGTTAAGGTTGCTAAGAAGCTCACCTTATCCACTGTTAAGAATACCTTCGGCTTCACTGATTCAAACAACATTGGTGCCGCCTTCTTCCCAGCCATTGAAATAGCCGTAGCCTTCCTGCCAACTGAATTATTCGGTAAGGAAACCCCAGTATTAATACCAACCGCCATAGACCAGGACCCGTACTTCAGGCTTGCTAGGGATGTTGCTGAATCCCTCAATTACCCTAAGCCAGCCACATTATACAGTAAATTCCTCCCAGGATTAACCGGTGAGGATAAGATGAGTGCCTCCAACCCAGACTCAGCACTCTACGTTAATGATGATGAAAGGGAAGTTAGGAGGAAGATAATGAACGCCTTCACCGGTGGTCAACCAACAGTTGAGCTTCAACGTAGATTAGGCGGTAACCCGGATTCATGCCCAGTCTACAAGTATCACATGCTCATTGATGAAAATGATGAGGCAGTTAAGAAGATTTACGACGACTGCAGGGGTGGTAGGCTCCTCTGCGGGGAATGTAAGCTAATGCTTTATGATAAGGTTAAGTCATTCCTAAGTAGGCATAGGGAGTTGAGGGAGAGGGCTAGGGATAAGGTTAATGACTACAGGGTGTCCGTTAAATTCAAGTGA
- a CDS encoding GNAT family N-acetyltransferase encodes MLNTGLMQVFMLSLFNALNRSLLSVLKRHYLENPIQYVYLMYNILYYPEYTELYLNLSGSRITGYVLLWRGYVSSMHVFGNVDEIPIDVRSLGSVVIHALTKQEVVMNLIKGLSMNGGVEVSRLLTMVCSSDTFREYSRHSVRRLNLRDVDEFTGIIKMSKAEAEARLTSPHWHYYGAFKGNRLVSLGGTYIKLPELWVIGDVVTLPEYRNMGLAKSVVSAIVKDALASGAMAMLHVDEDNEPALRAYRSIGFQAVQESLLIKHSPHL; translated from the coding sequence ATGCTGAACACTGGATTAATGCAAGTATTCATGCTTAGTCTCTTTAATGCACTTAATAGGAGCCTATTAAGCGTATTGAAGAGGCATTACCTAGAGAACCCTATTCAATACGTGTATCTAATGTATAATATATTATATTACCCCGAGTACACTGAACTATACCTTAACTTAAGTGGAAGTAGGATAACCGGTTACGTACTTCTCTGGAGGGGTTACGTGTCATCAATGCATGTGTTTGGTAACGTGGATGAAATACCAATTGATGTTAGAAGCCTTGGAAGCGTGGTAATACATGCATTAACTAAACAGGAGGTTGTAATGAATCTTATTAAGGGACTAAGCATGAATGGGGGTGTTGAGGTTTCAAGGCTTCTAACAATGGTTTGCAGTAGCGATACGTTTAGGGAGTACAGTAGGCATAGTGTTAGGAGACTTAACCTACGGGATGTAGATGAGTTCACTGGGATTATTAAGATGAGTAAGGCTGAGGCCGAGGCAAGACTCACTTCACCACACTGGCATTACTACGGAGCATTTAAAGGTAATAGACTGGTTTCACTGGGGGGTACTTACATTAAGTTACCTGAATTATGGGTTATTGGTGATGTTGTTACTTTACCCGAATACAGGAACATGGGGTTAGCCAAGTCCGTGGTGTCAGCAATAGTTAAGGATGCCTTAGCAAGCGGAGCAATGGCAATGCTTCACGTTGATGAGGATAATGAACCAGCCTTAAGAGCATATAGGAGCATAGGCTTCCAGGCTGTTCAAGAATCCCTCCTAATTAAGCATTCCCCTCACCTTTAG